In Thalassococcus sp. S3, the sequence GGCTTCGCAGCGCGTCGTGCGGACAGCGAGAAGAACGGCAAGCTGCGCGGTCTGGGTGTGAACTGCTATATTGAGGCCTGCGGCATCGCGCCGTCGAACCTTGTGGGGCAGCTTGGCGCACGGGCGGGTCTTTACGATGCGGCGACGGTGCGGGTGAATGCGACCGGGTCGATCTCGGTCATGGTGGGCGCGCACAGCCACGGGCAGGGGCACGAGACGTCCTTCCCGCAGGTGGTGGCCGAGATGCTGGGCATCGACGAGAGCATGATCGACATCGTGCATGGCGACAGCTCGAAGATCCCGTTCGGGATGGGCACCTACGGCTCCCGCTCCATCGCGGTCTGCGGCTCGGCCATGGTGCGTGCGACCGAGAAGATCATCAACAAGGCCAAGAAGATCGCGGCCCATCTGATGGAGGCCTCGGAAGCGGATATCGAGCTGAAGGATGGCATGTTCAGCGTGGCGGGCACCGACAAGTCCGTGGCCTGGGGCGACGTGACGCTCGCGGCTTATGTGCCGCATAATTACCCGCTGGAGGATATCGAACCGGGGCTGGAGGAGACGGCATTCTACGATCCGGCCAATTTCACCTATCCGTCGGGCGCCTATGCCTGCGAGGTGGAGGTCGATCCGGAGACCGGGAAAGTGTCGATCGAGCGCTTTGCGGCGGCGGATGATTTCGGCAATATCATCAATCCGATGATCGTGTCGGGCCAGGTTCATGGCGGTATTGCGCAGGGGATCGGGCAGGCGATGCTGGAGAATTGCGTTTATGACGAGAACGGCCAGCTTCTGAGTGCCTCCTACATGGATTACGCGATGCCGAGGGCGGATGACGTACCGTTCTACGAGGTGGATCATTCGTGTCAGACGCCGTGCACGCATAACCCGCTGGGTGTGAAGGGGTGTGGCGAGGCCGGGGCCATCGGCTCGCCCCCATCGGTGGTGAATGCGGTGATCGATGCGCTGAATTCCGGCGGCAAGAGCGTGAGCCATATCGATATGCCGTTGAGCCCGGCGCGCGTCTGGGCGGCGATGAACGGGTAGGTTGAAAGGGTGGGACCGGGGGCCAGCCCCCGGACCCCCGGAGTTTATTTGGCAAGATGAAGCAGGGGAGCTGCTTGTCTGCCGGGAGGATTGAAAGATGTACAACTTCGAGTTCGAAAAGCCGGGTAGCGTCGCGGATGCGGTGACAGCCCTCGGGGCGGAGGATGCGCAGCCGCTGGGTGGCGGGCAGACGCTGATCCCGACGCTGAAGCAGCGCCTGAACGCGCCGTCGAAGCTGGTGAGCCTGACGGGTATCGCCGATATGAAAGGTGTGAGCGCCAGCGCCGGGGTGCTGACAGTCGGGGGGGCTACGCCGCACGCGGTCGTGGCAGCGGATGGCTCCTATCCGGGCCTCGCGGGGCTGGCCAGCCATATTGGTGATCCGGCAGTGCGGAACCGCGGAACGATTGGTGGGTCGCTGGCCAACAACGATCCGGCGGCCTGTTATCCGGCAGCAGCACTTGGATCGGGCGCGACGATTGTCACCGACAAGCGCGAGATCGCGGCGGATGACTACTTCCAGGGCATGTTCGCGACCGCGCTGGAGGAGGGAGAGATCATCACGGCAGTGAAATTCCCCATTCCGGAAGCGTCCAACTACCAGAAATTCGTACAGCCAGCCTCGCGCTTTGCGCTGGTGGGCGTGTTCGTGGCGAAATTCGCGGATGGCGTGCGCGTCGCGGTCACGGGCGCTTCGGAGGATGGGGTGTTCCGCTGGAGTGAGGCGGAAGCAGCCTTGTCATCCGATTTCAGCGCCGGGGCGCTGGACGGGCTGAGCGTGCCTGCGGACGGGATGATTACCGATCTGCACGGGACCGGGGCTTACCGCGCGCATCTGGTGGGCGTGATGACGAAACGCGCGGTGGCCGCTGCGGCCTGACCCGGCACGTGTTGCGCATGAAATGCCCCGCTTCGGCGGGGCTTTTTTGTTGAGACGGGATTTTCGGGTATTTGGGGAAAGTGGAGCGACTTGGCTTCAGGAGAGAGTGATAAGGTCACCCTCTGCATCGATCAGGGTCACCCGGGTGCCATCGTTCAGCGCCTCCAGCGTTGCGAGGATTTCGCTTGTCCGCATCAGGCAGAATGCAGTGGAAAGTGCATCGGCCTGCGCCGCGGTTTTGGCTTCCACGGAGATCGTTGACCAAAGCGGCCGCCTGCCGGGGCTGAGAATATGGGTCTGGTTTTGACCGAGCGACAGAGCTGCCGGGCTGGACGTTGCGATGGCCCCGTCGGTTAGGGTACGGGTTGTCAGAAGGCCGTGGGCAGGGTCACTGACGCCGAGGCGCCAGGGGCCGCCGAGAGCTGCGAATTCTCCGATATTGACGAGCAGATCGGTAAGGCCCAAGGCCTGCAGGTCGGACTTTACCAAATCAGTGGCAAATCCTTGCGCGATACCGTTAAAGGTCAGCGCCTGACCGGGCCCGAGCGTGATCATCTGCGCATCATGCGTGACGCGGTGCCACCCTACACTTGCCTGCGCTGGAGCAATCCGTGTTCCGCGCGTGAGCGCGGACCAGAGGGACTGAACCGAGGGGTCGAAGACCCCGTCCGTGAGTGCATGCGCAGTGTCGCAGAGGGCCAGCAATTCCTGCATCATCGGCGCAGGGCGGCGCAGCCGCCCCTTGGCATTGAGCCGCGACAGCGCCGAGTTGACGTCATAGAGGCTGAATTCGTCTTCCACGCGGCGTAGCCGCGCCTCGACCAGCCCGCTGGCGCGCAGCGCCAGCGCCTCCGGCGCGTGGAGCGTCAGCGACACCTCCGCGCCAAGGGCGAAGCCCTGCCAGCGGTAAGGAGCGGCCTGCGCGCCGGAGGCGCAAAGGCTTGCCGCGGAAATGGCGAGAAAGCGGCGGCGGCTCAGTTTCATTTTGCGGCCACACCTCCCTCGATGCCTCGCGCCTCGCGTTTGGTCGCCAGGATCAGCGGCACGCATCGCGCAGGGCTGTCGTGGATCGTCACGCAATCGAGGCATTGAAAGCATTCGTTATACTGGATCTCGCCCGTCTTCTTGATCGCGCCATAGCGGCATTTCACCGTGCACAATTGGCAGGGAGAGCCGCAGGCCTCCCTCCGCGCGATCCAGTCGCGGCCCCGCAAGAGGCTACCGATCGCCATCACCGCACCAAGCGGGCAGACATAGCGGCAGAACCCCTTGAACAGCACCATGCTGAGCAGAAGCCAGACCGCCGCATAGGCCACGTAATACCATTCGCGGATAAAAAAGGTGGTGATCGCGGTCTTGAAGGGTTCGACCTCCGCGGCCTTGTCCACATGGTCAGGAGCCAGGAAAACAATACCGACCAGGCCCGCCAGCAGGACGTATTTTAGGCTCTTGAGGCGCTGGTCCCAGGGGCGGGAGGGCTCGATCTGCGGCAGGCGCAGGAGGCGGCCGAGATGACTGGTGAATTCCTGCATCGCCCCGAACGGGCAAAGCCAGCCGCAGAAGAGGCCCCGTCCCCAGAGCAAGAAGCCCAGGATCGCCGCGCCCCAGATCAGGAGCGAGAACGGGTCGTAGATGAGGAACGCGTAGGAACCGCCCTCCCACGCGGTGCGGATGACGCCGAGGACGGTGACGATAGAGAGCTGGCCCTGACCCCACCAGCCGACAAAGGCGATCACGAAAGCGAGCACGCCAAGGCGCACCGGCGTATAGGCGGCGAGGCCGGCGAGGCGGGATTGGCCAAAGGCCAGCACGCCCAGAAGAAGGGTGAGGAACGCGGCGCCGACATAGAGGTCCGGGGCACGATTGCGCAAGGCTTCGAGCCAGGGCGGAGCCTGCTCGACCACGCCTGGGCGCAGGAAAAAGCGTTCGTCGGTCACATGGCTGGCGGCCAGCGTGACGGAGCCGGTTTCGGGCTGGAACATACCGTGTTCGCGGGTGGCGAGCACCTTCAGCGTCCATTCGCGGGCCGGATCGAAGCCCAGCCGACGGTCGGTGCGCAGGATCATTGCTGTGCCGTCGGGCAGGTCGTCGGCCAGTTCCACGAAGAGATCCGCGTCGCGCAAGGCCACGGGCAACCCGTCCTGTTCGGCTGACAGCCAGTCGGGCGCGGTGTTGCGGACAAACTCGTCCGAAACAAGTCCATGACGGGCTGTTTCGATCACCAGGATCGGCTCGTCGTTATCTGAAATCTGCATGAAATTCTGCAGTTCTTCGAACGTGTCGTGTGACAGTGCCGCTCGGGCAATGGATCTGGGGCCGAGGTCGACGATCCAAAGGTCGAGATAGGGCGCGTCGGGGTCATCCTGCGCCTCCGGGTCATCGTCCTCCCAAAGCGTGCCTTCGAACTCAGACTGCACCTCGGCATTGGTGACCACCTTGCGGGTGGCGAGGCCTTGTTCGACCAGATCGTCCCAGCTCAGCTCTTCCTCGTAATCGGGGTTGGGATGGGCCGGCGTGCTGGTGGAGATGCCCTGCATCTTTTCGCGCGCGACCGCCAGGGCCGCGCCCATCACCGATTCGTGCGCAATGCGGACGCTGGCCGTGGCCTTGGTGACCCCGTCCAGATAAACAAGCGAGCCGCCACCGCTGTCGCCATACGGCGTGCCCACGACGATGGAGGAGGAGATCGACAGCCCACCGTATTGTTCGAAAAACCTGTGAAACGGCGCCTGGCCAAGACCTGAGACGAAGATCGGCTCGTTATGTTCGATCAGGCGGACATCCATGAACCGCCCCTCCAGATCGAGGATCACCAGCGCATTGATCGGTGCACCGGAAAAGCCGGGCAAGGGGGCCAGCGGTTCGGTTTCAAAGACATAGCCAGCCTCGGCCCCGCCGGAATTCAGAAGGCTCCACACCCCCTTGTCGTTGATCGGTTGACCCAATGAAAAGGGCGGCATGATGTACGGCTCAAGCGCCGCGCGGTCGAGCGGTTCGGCCTGCGCGGGCGGCGTCAGGATCATCAGCGCAAGGCACAGAACGGAATAAAGAAACGCGCGCATGGAAGGACACTAGAATTTGATAGCAAACCGGGACATGCGACGTTGGTCTAAGCCGCCCTGGCACCCATGTTGTGGGTCGTACGACCAAAGGAGGGTTGGAGATTGTCGGTGCGCTGACTACGCTGACCCGAAATCTGGCCAATGGAGGTGAAATATGGCTTGGACAGCACCCACACTCAAAGAAGTGAATTGCGGCATGGAGATCAACATGTACTCCCCCGCCGAGGATGAAGGCCGCGAGTACGAGCAGGACCTGTTCTGATCCACTTACCCTCGTGAGTGGGGCCTGAAATGAAATTCCTGGTTTTGGGCGCTGCCGCGGGGGGTGGTCTTCCGCAATGGAATTGCGGTTGCGCGAATTGTGAGGATGCCCGGGCCGGTGTGATACCGGCATCCGGGCAATCTTCGTTAGCGGTGTCGCCGGATGGGGTGCGGTGGAGCATCCTGAATGCCTCCCCGGATATCCGCCAGCAGATGCAGATGAACAAGGCCATGCATCCCCGCTCGCTCAGGGACACTCCAGTGGCGTCGGTGTTGCTGACCAACGGTGATATCGACCACATTGCGGGGCTTTTGAGCCTGAGAGAGCAGACGCCGTTCGACTTGATGGCGACGGCGGAAATCCTGGATCTGCTGGAGCACAACCGAATTTTCGACGCGGTGAACCGCGAGAAAGTGGGCCGTCATGCCGTAACGCTGGATGCGGGCTTTGCCTTGCAGGATGGGCTGACGGCCTGGCTCTTTGCGGTGCCGGGCAAGGTGCCGCTTTTCATGGAAGGCGCAGAGGTCCAGACCGACCTAATCGGAGAGCAGACAGTGGGGGTGCGGATGAGCGATGGAGGGACGATCGCCTATTACATCCCGGGCTGTGCGGCGATCACCAAAGACGTGCTGGCCCGGCTCGCAGATGCCGACATCCTGTTCTTCGATGGCACGGTCTGGGACGATAACGAGATGATCCGCACGGGCACCGGCGTAAAGACAGGCCGGCGCATGGGCCATATCCCGATCAGTGGAGACGATGGCTCGCTTAAGCGGCTCGAGGGGCTGGCGGCGAAGAAGGTCTATATCCATATCAACAATACTAACCCCATTCTGCAGCCCGCAAGCCCCGAAAGGGCAGAGGTGCTGGCCGCAGGCTGGCAAATAGCGCAGGACGGAGAGGAGATCGCCCTATGAGCCTGGATGAGAACCGCCCCGATCTGGAGGCCCGCCTGCGCGCCATCGGGGCGGAGCGGTATCACGACAAGCATCCGTTTCACGACAAGCTGCATTCGGGCGGCTGCACGCCGGATCAGGTGCGCGCTTGGGTGATCAATCGCTATTATTACCAGTCGCGCATTCCGATGAAGGACGCAGCCTTTCTGGCCCGCTGCGAAGACCCTGCGATGCGCCGCGCCTGGCGCAGCCGGATCGAGGATCACGACGGCGGTGTCGAGGAGGGCGGCGGCCTGCGCCGCTGGCTGAAACTGGCCGAGGCCGTGGGGCTGGACCCGGACTATGTCGCCTCCACCGATGGCGTACTGCCGGCGACGAAGTTCGCTGTGGATGCCTATGTGCATTACGTGCGCGACAAGCCGTTTCTGCAGGCGGTGGCGTCGTCCCTGACAGAGCTTTTCGCGCCGGGCATCCACGCCAGGCGGATCGAGGGACTGCTGGAGCACTACGATTTCGCCAATCCGGTTTCGATGTCCTATTTCCAGCACCGCCTGAAAGAAGCGCCCAAGGATGTGGCCTTTGGTCTGGCCTGGGTACTGGAGCACGCGGATACCGCCGAGAAGGAGGACATGGCCTGCGCGGCGCTGACCTTCAAGACGGATGTCCTTTGGGCGCAACTGGACGCGCTTTGGGCGGCTTACGTTGAGCCGGGACGGATCCCGCCCGGAGCGTGGCGCCCGGGCGACGGGCTCGCATGACGCTCGCGCTGGGTCCTGAAGATATCCCGGTCCTGCCGCGCGGGGTGCGGGTGCAGCATGATCACGTGCGCGATCAGATGGTGCTGCTCGCCCCGGAGAAGGCCGTGTTGCTGGACGCCATTGGGGTGGAGATCTTGCGGCGTGTGACCGGCGAAGCTGGCTTTGGCGCGATTATTGATGACCTCGTGGCGCAATTCGGCGCGCCGAGAGAGCAGATCGAGGGCGATGTACAGCGCTTCCTCGTCGGGCTGCGCGCGCGGCGCTATCTGGATGTGATCCAATGACGCCCCCGCCCATCGCGATGCTGGCGGAGGTCACGCATCGCTGTCCGCTGTCGTGCCCCTATTGCTCCAACCCGTTGGATCTGCAGCGCAAGGAGGCGGAGCTGGACACTGAAACCTGGGCGCGGGCATTCCGGGAGGCGGCGGAGATCGGGGTGCTGCAATTGCATCTGTCGGGCGGCGAGCCGGCGTCGCGCTCGGATATCGTGGATCTGATGGCAGCGGCGCATGAGGCGGGACTTTACACAAACCTGATCACCTCGGGCGTAGGGCTGACGCCCAAGCGGCTTGATGCGCTGGAGGCGGCAGGGATGGATCACGTCCAACTGTCGATGCAGGGTACGAATGCGGGCCTTGCGGACTGGATCGGGGGATACAAGGGCGGCTTTGACCGCAAGATGCAGGTGGCCGAGGAGATCGCACGGCGCGGCATCCCACTGACATTGAATGCAGTGATGCATCGCCATAACCTCGATGATCTGGATGCGACCATCGAGATGGCGGTGCGGCTGGGTGCACGGCGTCTGGAAGTGGCTTGTGTGCAATTCCATGGCTGGGCTGTGACCAACCGCGCGCAACTGATCCCGACGCGGGAGCAGGCGGAGGCTACGAAGGAGAAGGTCGCGGAGGCCCGTGTGAGGCTGCGCGGGGTGCTGGCGATTGATTTCGTGCCACCGGATTACTATGCGGATTTCCCCAAGGCCTGCATGGGAGGCTGGGGTTCTGCCGGGCTGAATGTGATGCCGGACGGGACGGTTCTTCCCTGTCACGCGGCGGCGTCGATCCCGCATCTGGAGTTTGACAACGTCCAAAATCGGGGCTTGCGCGATATCTGGTACGAAGGGACCGCGTTCAACGCCTATCGCGGAACGGAGTGGCTGCCCGAGCCTTGTCAGAGTTGCGAGCGCAAGGAGATTGATTTCGGCGGCTGCCGGTGTCAGGCGATGGCGCTGGCAGGGGATGCAGGTGTCACCGATCCGGTCTGTCAGAAGTCGCCGGACAATCATCTTGTCGCAGAGGCGTTGGAGGCTGCCTTTGCCGCACCGGAAGAACCGTTTGTCTATCGCAGTTTGCCTAAGACGGTTCAGACAGTCTGACCCGAGCCTCTTTTGGCGATTGCGGGATTTTCCGTATTTATGTCGAGAAGAAGCAGGGGACCTGCGCGTAAGTCACCAAAGCTTGTGCCTCTAGCCAGTGCCGCGTCATCTGACACCAGCGTTGGTAAGGTTTACGCGCATTAAGGTTAATGCCGGTTAGGGTTAATGCGTTTGGAGCGGATCGACACGTCATCATGCGCGCCCCTTGTCTTCTTTGGGTCAAAAATATCCCCGCCGGAGGCTCCGACATCGGCCAAGTGCGGGAAGGTTTCCTAGAGGGACGCAAAGCCGGCTGTAAGCGCTGAAAGGATCGTCTCCACATCTGTTTCGCTCAGAACCAAAGGCGGCGAGAGGATCACATTCGGACCCGAGATACGGACCATCGCGCCGGCCTGATAAGTCGCCTCCTGCAAGCGGTTGATCGTCGCTTTGTCGATTGGTGTCTTGGCGGCGCGGTCGGAGACCAGTTCCAACGCGCACATCAGGCCGTGACCGCCGCGCACGTCTCCGATGATGTCGTGTTGATCGGTCAGTTTTTTCAGCCCGGCGAAAAGTTGACCTCCGCGCGCAGCAGCGTTCTTAGGCACATTCAGGCGCAGTGTCTCCGTGAGGCAGGCCAAAGCCGCCGCTGCGCCGACCGGATGACCGGAATAGGTGTATCCATGGCCGATGGCCGCCTTGCCGCTTTCATCCTTTTCGAAGACCTCCGCCACAGGCTCGGCGATCATGACGGCGCCGAACGGGAAGTATCCGTTGGTGATGGCCTTTGCCGTGCACATCAGATCGGGCTGGACCCCCCAATGCCGCGATCCGGTCCAAGAGCCGATGCGGCCGAAGGCGGTGATCACCTCGTCCGCGATCAGCAGGATGTCGTGGCGCGCGCAGATCTCGCGCACACCGGGCATGAAGCTCTCATGCGGGGGGATCACGCCGCCTGCGCCCAGAACAGGCTCCATGATGAACGCGGCGATGGTGCCTGCCCCCTGAAACGCGATCTCGTCCTCAAGGGCCGAGAGGCAAAGCTGCGCCAGGCGCGCGGGGTCGCTTTCGCCGAACGGGTTGCGATAGGTATATGGGGCCGGGATGTGATGGCAGCCGGGCATCAGCGGCTCGTAGGCGGTGCGGAAATTGGCGTTGCCGTTCACCGACGCGCCCCCGAAATGGGTGCCGTGATAGCCTTTCTTGAGGCTGAGATACTTGGTGCGCGCAGGCTCTCCGCGCACCTTGTGATATTGCCGCGCCAGGCGCAGCGCGGTTTCTACCGAATCCGATCCGCCGGAGGTGTAGAAGGCCCGCGTGAGGCCGTCCGGCGCGAAGAAGGCCCGCAGTTCTTCGGCCAGTTGGATGACCGCATCGTTCGTGGTGCCGCGGAACGTTGAATAATAGGGCAGCGCGTCAAGCTGCGCCGCGATGGCGTCCTTGATGGGCTGACAGGAAAAGCCGAGGTTCACATTCCAGAGCCCACCCACCGCGTCGACAACCTCATGCCCGTCGATATCGGTGATCCGCACGCCTTGGGCCCCGGTCACGATGGTGGGCGGATGGGCCTGCATCTCGGCCGGGTGGGCCATCGGATGCCAGAGAGAGCGGGCATTCATTTCCTTCAGAAAATTGCTGTCTTTCATGGCGAACCCTTTCGGTCAGGCGGCGTGGATGGATGGAAAATCGGGCGGGCGAAAGCCGCCTGTACGGCGGGTCAGATCCGCCGCCGCGTCGGGCAGGACCTCTCGGATCCGCGCGCGCAGCGCATCGGTCATGCGCATCAGCGGAACGGCGATGGCAAGCGCTCCGATCGGTCGGGCGTCGGGTCCGAAGAGAGGTGCGGCCAGAGAATGAACATCTGCTTCGAAACCGCCTATGGATTCGGCCAGACCCGATGCGCGGATTTCCGTCAGCGCCGCACGGATCAAAGCGGGATCGGTTCGGGTCCTTTCGGTGAAAGCCTCCAACGGTTGGGCAAGCAGCGCGTCCACAAAGGACGGATCCGAGAAGGCCAGCACCGAGAGGCCTGAGCTTGTTGCGTGAAAAGACAGCGTCTCGCTGTCCTCCATCATCACCCGTGTGCCGTGACGCGCGCTGTAGCTATGAGCCAACGCATTTAACTGCTGTCCCTGGACCAGAGACATATGGGCGGTCTCGTGCAGATCGTTCGCAAGTCGGTCCAGCACCTCCCGTGACACTGCAAGCAGTGGCACTGTCGCCTCCCGCAGTGCGGCAAGGCGCAGCACTTCCGGACCCAGACGATAGGTCCGCGCCTGGGTCTGCTCCACATAGCCCTGATCCTGAAGGTCGGTGAGGAGGCGGTAGGCGGTGGCCTTGTTCAGACCAGACAGGCGGGCAACCTCGCTCAAGCCGATCTCCCGCCTTTTATGGCTGAAAAGCGTCATCAAGGATAAGGCCTTGGCCACGGTTCCCATGCGTTTCTGCGCCCTCTAAACGCTTTCTTAGAACTTCCAAGTTGATTTTACCGGCCATGCCGTTTCAATTTTCTTGACGGATCGAAACCCGCTCTGTCAATCTAAATTAGAACCAATGGTTCATATAATGAACCGATTTACTCTGGAGGTCCCCATGAAGATCCAAACGATGCTGACCGGTGCCGCGGCCGCCCTGGCGCTGAGCG encodes:
- the pqqC gene encoding pyrroloquinoline-quinone synthase PqqC, encoding MSLDENRPDLEARLRAIGAERYHDKHPFHDKLHSGGCTPDQVRAWVINRYYYQSRIPMKDAAFLARCEDPAMRRAWRSRIEDHDGGVEEGGGLRRWLKLAEAVGLDPDYVASTDGVLPATKFAVDAYVHYVRDKPFLQAVASSLTELFAPGIHARRIEGLLEHYDFANPVSMSYFQHRLKEAPKDVAFGLAWVLEHADTAEKEDMACAALTFKTDVLWAQLDALWAAYVEPGRIPPGAWRPGDGLA
- the pqqD gene encoding pyrroloquinoline quinone biosynthesis peptide chaperone PqqD, encoding MTLALGPEDIPVLPRGVRVQHDHVRDQMVLLAPEKAVLLDAIGVEILRRVTGEAGFGAIIDDLVAQFGAPREQIEGDVQRFLVGLRARRYLDVIQ
- a CDS encoding 4Fe-4S binding protein — protein: MRAFLYSVLCLALMILTPPAQAEPLDRAALEPYIMPPFSLGQPINDKGVWSLLNSGGAEAGYVFETEPLAPLPGFSGAPINALVILDLEGRFMDVRLIEHNEPIFVSGLGQAPFHRFFEQYGGLSISSSIVVGTPYGDSGGGSLVYLDGVTKATASVRIAHESVMGAALAVAREKMQGISTSTPAHPNPDYEEELSWDDLVEQGLATRKVVTNAEVQSEFEGTLWEDDDPEAQDDPDAPYLDLWIVDLGPRSIARAALSHDTFEELQNFMQISDNDEPILVIETARHGLVSDEFVRNTAPDWLSAEQDGLPVALRDADLFVELADDLPDGTAMILRTDRRLGFDPAREWTLKVLATREHGMFQPETGSVTLAASHVTDERFFLRPGVVEQAPPWLEALRNRAPDLYVGAAFLTLLLGVLAFGQSRLAGLAAYTPVRLGVLAFVIAFVGWWGQGQLSIVTVLGVIRTAWEGGSYAFLIYDPFSLLIWGAAILGFLLWGRGLFCGWLCPFGAMQEFTSHLGRLLRLPQIEPSRPWDQRLKSLKYVLLAGLVGIVFLAPDHVDKAAEVEPFKTAITTFFIREWYYVAYAAVWLLLSMVLFKGFCRYVCPLGAVMAIGSLLRGRDWIARREACGSPCQLCTVKCRYGAIKKTGEIQYNECFQCLDCVTIHDSPARCVPLILATKREARGIEGGVAAK
- a CDS encoding IclR family transcriptional regulator, coding for MGTVAKALSLMTLFSHKRREIGLSEVARLSGLNKATAYRLLTDLQDQGYVEQTQARTYRLGPEVLRLAALREATVPLLAVSREVLDRLANDLHETAHMSLVQGQQLNALAHSYSARHGTRVMMEDSETLSFHATSSGLSVLAFSDPSFVDALLAQPLEAFTERTRTDPALIRAALTEIRASGLAESIGGFEADVHSLAAPLFGPDARPIGALAIAVPLMRMTDALRARIREVLPDAAADLTRRTGGFRPPDFPSIHAA
- the pqqA gene encoding pyrroloquinoline quinone precursor peptide PqqA, with the protein product MAWTAPTLKEVNCGMEINMYSPAEDEGREYEQDLF
- a CDS encoding aspartate aminotransferase family protein, which translates into the protein MKDSNFLKEMNARSLWHPMAHPAEMQAHPPTIVTGAQGVRITDIDGHEVVDAVGGLWNVNLGFSCQPIKDAIAAQLDALPYYSTFRGTTNDAVIQLAEELRAFFAPDGLTRAFYTSGGSDSVETALRLARQYHKVRGEPARTKYLSLKKGYHGTHFGGASVNGNANFRTAYEPLMPGCHHIPAPYTYRNPFGESDPARLAQLCLSALEDEIAFQGAGTIAAFIMEPVLGAGGVIPPHESFMPGVREICARHDILLIADEVITAFGRIGSWTGSRHWGVQPDLMCTAKAITNGYFPFGAVMIAEPVAEVFEKDESGKAAIGHGYTYSGHPVGAAAALACLTETLRLNVPKNAAARGGQLFAGLKKLTDQHDIIGDVRGGHGLMCALELVSDRAAKTPIDKATINRLQEATYQAGAMVRISGPNVILSPPLVLSETDVETILSALTAGFASL
- a CDS encoding xanthine dehydrogenase family protein subunit M; this encodes MYNFEFEKPGSVADAVTALGAEDAQPLGGGQTLIPTLKQRLNAPSKLVSLTGIADMKGVSASAGVLTVGGATPHAVVAADGSYPGLAGLASHIGDPAVRNRGTIGGSLANNDPAACYPAAALGSGATIVTDKREIAADDYFQGMFATALEEGEIITAVKFPIPEASNYQKFVQPASRFALVGVFVAKFADGVRVAVTGASEDGVFRWSEAEAALSSDFSAGALDGLSVPADGMITDLHGTGAYRAHLVGVMTKRAVAAAA
- a CDS encoding FAD:protein FMN transferase, with the protein product MKLSRRRFLAISAASLCASGAQAAPYRWQGFALGAEVSLTLHAPEALALRASGLVEARLRRVEDEFSLYDVNSALSRLNAKGRLRRPAPMMQELLALCDTAHALTDGVFDPSVQSLWSALTRGTRIAPAQASVGWHRVTHDAQMITLGPGQALTFNGIAQGFATDLVKSDLQALGLTDLLVNIGEFAALGGPWRLGVSDPAHGLLTTRTLTDGAIATSSPAALSLGQNQTHILSPGRRPLWSTISVEAKTAAQADALSTAFCLMRTSEILATLEALNDGTRVTLIDAEGDLITLS
- the pqqB gene encoding pyrroloquinoline quinone biosynthesis protein PqqB, yielding MKFLVLGAAAGGGLPQWNCGCANCEDARAGVIPASGQSSLAVSPDGVRWSILNASPDIRQQMQMNKAMHPRSLRDTPVASVLLTNGDIDHIAGLLSLREQTPFDLMATAEILDLLEHNRIFDAVNREKVGRHAVTLDAGFALQDGLTAWLFAVPGKVPLFMEGAEVQTDLIGEQTVGVRMSDGGTIAYYIPGCAAITKDVLARLADADILFFDGTVWDDNEMIRTGTGVKTGRRMGHIPISGDDGSLKRLEGLAAKKVYIHINNTNPILQPASPERAEVLAAGWQIAQDGEEIAL
- the pqqE gene encoding pyrroloquinoline quinone biosynthesis protein PqqE gives rise to the protein MTPPPIAMLAEVTHRCPLSCPYCSNPLDLQRKEAELDTETWARAFREAAEIGVLQLHLSGGEPASRSDIVDLMAAAHEAGLYTNLITSGVGLTPKRLDALEAAGMDHVQLSMQGTNAGLADWIGGYKGGFDRKMQVAEEIARRGIPLTLNAVMHRHNLDDLDATIEMAVRLGARRLEVACVQFHGWAVTNRAQLIPTREQAEATKEKVAEARVRLRGVLAIDFVPPDYYADFPKACMGGWGSAGLNVMPDGTVLPCHAAASIPHLEFDNVQNRGLRDIWYEGTAFNAYRGTEWLPEPCQSCERKEIDFGGCRCQAMALAGDAGVTDPVCQKSPDNHLVAEALEAAFAAPEEPFVYRSLPKTVQTV